A single Acidaminococcus sp. DNA region contains:
- a CDS encoding polyprenyl synthetase family protein, with the protein MDLKAYLKERGALVNQFLDETIGKGSISPVDEAMKYSVMAGGKRLRPILLMASADIVGADGTKFINVAAGLEMIHTYSLIHDDLPEMDNDDYRRGRLTNHKVFGHAMAVLAGDGLQSQAFEVMLEQKGVAPEKLVEVVHLVAHCAGPFGMDGGQALDITSEGKKLTLAQMKQLHEAKTGALFIASIRGGAILGGGTPEEIETLTKFARLFGLAFQITDDILDVEGDEAVMGKKAGMDQLMNKSTYVTLFSLEKAKEMAKETLEEARKTLAPFGTRAEVLTAITEHLYNRKK; encoded by the coding sequence GTGGATTTAAAAGCATATTTGAAAGAGCGGGGAGCCCTGGTCAATCAGTTCCTCGATGAAACCATTGGCAAAGGGAGTATTTCTCCTGTTGACGAGGCAATGAAGTACAGCGTCATGGCAGGCGGCAAGCGTCTGCGTCCGATTCTGCTCATGGCTTCGGCGGATATCGTGGGAGCTGACGGCACGAAGTTTATCAACGTAGCTGCAGGTCTTGAGATGATTCATACCTATTCGCTGATTCATGACGACCTGCCGGAAATGGATAATGATGATTACCGCCGCGGCCGTCTGACCAACCATAAGGTCTTCGGTCATGCTATGGCTGTGCTTGCCGGTGATGGTCTGCAGTCCCAGGCTTTTGAAGTGATGCTCGAGCAAAAGGGCGTTGCTCCGGAAAAACTGGTGGAAGTGGTGCACCTTGTGGCGCACTGTGCCGGTCCGTTCGGAATGGACGGCGGTCAGGCCCTGGATATCACTTCCGAGGGCAAAAAGCTGACGCTCGCTCAGATGAAGCAGCTCCATGAAGCTAAGACCGGGGCTCTTTTCATTGCATCAATCCGCGGCGGAGCTATTCTCGGCGGCGGGACCCCGGAAGAAATCGAAACCCTGACGAAGTTTGCCCGTCTTTTTGGCCTGGCTTTCCAGATTACGGACGATATTCTTGACGTCGAAGGCGACGAGGCTGTCATGGGCAAGAAGGCCGGTATGGATCAGCTTATGAACAAGTCTACCTATGTCACATTGTTCTCTCTCGAAAAGGCCAAGGAAATGGCTAAGGAAACCCTGGAAGAAGCCCGCAAAACGCTTGCTCCTTTTGGTACCAGGGCGGAAGTCCTGACGGCAATTACGGAGCATCTTTATAACCGGAAGAAATGA
- a CDS encoding NUDIX hydrolase, which yields MLKIMHDKRLDEKKVSSENIFSGRLLHVFKDTVSLPNGHETTREYILHQGAVAVLPILPNGDMIFVRQFRYPINSVIYEVPAGKLEKDEDHLECAKRELSEETGYTARNWMYLTSIVTTPGFTNETIHLYAASGLERGPQHPDDDEFIDVKAFPEEQVKRMVMNQEIYDSKTLAILYAYMLSKDNYTSL from the coding sequence ATGCTGAAAATCATGCATGATAAGCGTTTGGATGAAAAAAAGGTAAGTTCTGAAAATATCTTCAGCGGTCGGCTGCTGCATGTATTTAAAGACACGGTATCTCTGCCGAATGGGCATGAGACCACGCGTGAATATATCCTGCATCAGGGTGCTGTCGCTGTGCTTCCGATTCTTCCGAATGGGGATATGATCTTTGTGCGGCAGTTCCGTTATCCCATCAATTCCGTGATTTATGAAGTGCCGGCGGGCAAATTGGAAAAAGATGAAGATCATCTGGAATGCGCTAAACGTGAGCTTTCGGAAGAAACTGGATACACGGCCCGGAACTGGATGTATCTTACAAGTATTGTCACGACGCCTGGATTTACCAATGAGACCATTCATCTTTATGCAGCTTCCGGGCTTGAAAGAGGACCGCAGCATCCTGATGACGACGAGTTTATTGATGTCAAGGCATTTCCGGAAGAACAGGTAAAGAGAATGGTCATGAATCAGGAAATTTATGATTCTAAAACCTTAGCAATTCTCTATGCTTATATGCTGAGCAAGGACAATTACACTAGTTTATAA
- the recN gene encoding DNA repair protein RecN: MLTSLEIHHFALIDRLRVEFSDGFNVFTGETGAGKSILIDALGIVLGGRASAVYLRDGADSYDIQAIFDLSDAPQAEAALKDLALDGEDDLLFLRRRVAASGKSQAFVNDRQVPLKVLSRLGSLLVDIHGQHENQFLLRPEAPLTILDHYIKELAPALASYREAYNAYQETSKELQYWQGKHLHQGDDLARLEADINEIEEAQIKIGEDSELRDTVKKLSYHDKIMQALSTAHTLLEGEEGGVLDGVTEARKAIDQVSSLDETLAPLSESLDSAWQTLEDVRQNVADRLASDEDVSEALNEAQSRLDLLYHLKQKYGGTLEAVLSYAEKAREEYESLEKLSETIEKWAKETEAAKKIMLEKAAALTALRKKGAEAFCKAMLPHIHDLAMPEGKVEIAFSKLPQCGRNGQDEATFLFSANLGMKPQPLGKIASGGELSRFALAVKTVLLEKFGVPTMIFDEIDTGVGGVTAQKMAEKIALISARRQVLCVTHLPQIACFADRHLYISKAAKDGSTVSSVKVLDTEGQVEELMRMTSGTQVSESARTNARELLAMAASYKNKMKE; encoded by the coding sequence ATGCTTACTTCACTGGAAATCCATCATTTTGCCTTGATCGATCGGCTGCGGGTGGAATTTTCCGATGGGTTTAACGTATTTACAGGTGAAACGGGCGCCGGCAAGTCCATTTTGATTGATGCCCTTGGCATCGTCCTGGGCGGCCGTGCGTCCGCTGTATATTTACGGGACGGAGCGGATTCCTATGATATCCAGGCCATCTTTGACCTCAGCGATGCTCCGCAGGCAGAGGCTGCGTTAAAAGACCTTGCCCTTGACGGGGAAGATGATCTTTTGTTCCTGCGCCGCCGCGTTGCTGCATCTGGTAAAAGCCAGGCTTTTGTCAACGACCGTCAGGTCCCGCTCAAAGTTCTCTCCAGACTGGGGAGCCTTTTGGTCGATATTCATGGGCAGCATGAAAATCAGTTCCTTCTGCGTCCGGAGGCCCCGCTCACGATTCTTGACCATTATATCAAGGAGCTTGCGCCGGCCCTTGCTTCCTATCGAGAAGCCTACAATGCATATCAGGAGACATCCAAAGAGCTTCAGTATTGGCAGGGAAAGCATCTCCATCAGGGAGATGACCTGGCCCGCCTGGAAGCCGATATCAATGAAATAGAAGAGGCACAGATCAAAATCGGTGAAGACAGTGAGCTGCGGGATACCGTGAAGAAGCTGTCTTACCACGACAAGATTATGCAGGCCCTCAGTACAGCCCATACCCTTCTGGAAGGGGAGGAGGGCGGCGTCCTTGACGGAGTTACAGAAGCCCGTAAGGCAATCGATCAGGTGTCATCCCTTGATGAAACACTGGCTCCGCTCAGTGAATCCCTCGATTCTGCCTGGCAGACGCTGGAAGATGTCAGGCAGAACGTGGCCGACCGGCTTGCCTCTGATGAGGATGTTTCGGAGGCCCTGAACGAGGCACAGAGCCGCCTTGATCTGCTGTATCATCTGAAGCAGAAATATGGCGGCACCTTGGAAGCTGTATTATCCTATGCTGAAAAGGCAAGAGAAGAGTACGAAAGCCTCGAAAAACTTTCCGAAACGATTGAAAAGTGGGCTAAAGAGACAGAAGCCGCGAAGAAGATTATGCTGGAAAAGGCTGCGGCACTCACAGCGCTGCGCAAAAAAGGAGCAGAGGCTTTTTGCAAAGCCATGCTTCCGCATATCCATGATCTTGCCATGCCGGAAGGCAAAGTGGAAATCGCTTTTTCCAAGCTGCCTCAGTGTGGAAGGAATGGACAGGACGAAGCGACGTTCCTCTTTTCTGCAAACCTTGGCATGAAACCGCAGCCGCTCGGGAAAATTGCTTCCGGCGGCGAATTATCCCGTTTTGCCCTGGCTGTTAAGACTGTGCTGCTCGAAAAATTTGGTGTGCCCACTATGATTTTTGATGAAATCGATACCGGTGTGGGCGGCGTTACTGCGCAGAAAATGGCTGAAAAAATTGCCCTGATTTCTGCCAGACGGCAAGTCTTGTGTGTGACCCATCTGCCCCAGATTGCCTGCTTTGCGGATCGTCATCTCTATATTTCCAAGGCCGCTAAGGACGGCAGTACGGTCAGCAGTGTAAAAGTCCTGGATACGGAAGGTCAAGTGGAAGAATTGATGCGCATGACAAGCGGGACGCAGGTGTCGGAATCGGCTCGTACCAACGCTCGTGAACTGCTTGCCATGGCGGCAAGTTACAAAAATAAAATGAAGGAGTGA
- the xseB gene encoding exodeoxyribonuclease VII small subunit: MATKKAKAKSFEDSMKRLEEIVQTLESGTLSLEETVALYKEGTELSKYCGSVLKKAEQEVKKISETPDGEFTLEDFPEVKA; the protein is encoded by the coding sequence ATGGCAACTAAAAAAGCAAAGGCAAAATCATTTGAAGACAGCATGAAACGACTGGAAGAGATTGTGCAGACGCTGGAAAGCGGAACCCTTTCTCTTGAAGAGACGGTCGCTTTATATAAAGAAGGAACGGAACTCAGCAAGTACTGCGGTTCTGTACTCAAAAAAGCAGAGCAGGAAGTCAAGAAGATTTCCGAAACCCCTGATGGGGAGTTTACCCTGGAAGATTTCCCGGAGGTGAAGGCATAG
- the argR gene encoding arginine repressor: protein MKLSRQEAIKQIIKTQTIETQSDLAEALKKAGFNVTQATVSRDIKDMFLIKIPDEDGRYKYCFPTEQNQMITPERLRDMLRSYTLTLNTSENLIVLHTLPGMAPAVAYALDHLSWSEVLGTVAGDDTILIVVDNRDHIEQVKTRILQKKG, encoded by the coding sequence ATGAAATTATCAAGACAGGAAGCTATTAAACAAATTATCAAAACCCAGACGATTGAAACGCAGAGCGACCTGGCCGAAGCTCTGAAAAAAGCTGGATTTAATGTGACTCAGGCCACGGTTTCCCGTGATATCAAGGACATGTTCCTAATCAAGATCCCTGATGAGGACGGGCGCTACAAGTATTGTTTTCCGACCGAACAGAATCAGATGATTACGCCGGAGCGGCTGAGAGATATGCTGCGCAGCTATACGCTGACTCTCAATACCTCCGAAAATCTCATTGTGCTTCATACCCTTCCGGGGATGGCACCGGCTGTTGCTTATGCCCTGGATCATCTGAGCTGGAGTGAGGTCCTCGGTACGGTAGCAGGGGATGATACCATCCTGATTGTTGTTGATAACCGGGATCATATCGAACAGGTCAAAACCAGAATTTTGCAGAAGAAAGGCTAA
- a CDS encoding NAD(+)/NADH kinase produces MEEVRIGIFPNLQKRLVREILPALAEYCRREHVHIVFPKEIAASYELPAYDQEDIESLKLLDVALTLGGDGTILRAAHYVTPAGIPLIGVNLGKLGFLTEASLPDLKSTLRELRDRQYTIERRSMLQLTLFDKGRIIKKAHALNDMVLESADRSRLTRLKLRIGGEPTANFPSDGLIIATATGSTAYSLSAGGPVVHPCLDATIITPICPHALHARPIVIPMSDNIEVEPYPPFEKIIISADGMTVSGLDEKQKVVIEKCPFDALFARIRPLSYYATWQYRMLRNEGQTII; encoded by the coding sequence ATGGAAGAGGTCCGTATCGGCATTTTTCCAAACCTGCAGAAACGCCTCGTAAGGGAAATTCTTCCCGCTCTGGCGGAGTACTGCAGGCGTGAACATGTCCATATCGTTTTTCCAAAAGAGATTGCGGCAAGCTATGAGCTTCCTGCTTATGATCAGGAAGATATCGAGTCTCTTAAGCTTCTTGATGTCGCACTGACCCTTGGCGGTGACGGTACCATTCTGCGGGCGGCCCATTATGTAACACCGGCCGGGATTCCGCTTATTGGTGTGAACCTGGGAAAGCTGGGCTTTCTTACGGAAGCCTCCCTGCCGGATCTCAAGTCAACGCTTCGGGAACTGAGGGACCGTCAGTATACCATTGAACGCCGCAGCATGCTGCAGCTGACACTCTTTGATAAGGGACGTATCATCAAGAAAGCTCATGCTCTGAATGATATGGTACTGGAAAGCGCGGACCGTTCCCGTCTGACGCGGCTCAAGCTGCGTATCGGCGGAGAACCGACCGCCAATTTTCCTTCGGATGGGCTGATTATCGCGACAGCTACCGGCTCGACGGCTTATTCGCTTTCGGCCGGAGGTCCGGTCGTGCATCCCTGTCTGGATGCCACTATCATTACGCCGATTTGTCCGCACGCGCTTCACGCGCGGCCGATAGTCATTCCTATGTCGGACAATATTGAGGTGGAACCTTATCCTCCCTTTGAAAAAATCATTATTTCCGCTGACGGCATGACCGTTTCCGGATTAGATGAAAAGCAGAAAGTAGTCATTGAGAAATGTCCCTTTGATGCCCTTTTTGCCAGAATCCGGCCTCTGTCCTATTATGCAACGTGGCAATACCGGATGCTGCGTAACGAAGGTCAGACCATTATTTAG
- the xseA gene encoding exodeoxyribonuclease VII large subunit, which yields MIFGKVYTVSEVNATIKGLIHSKPELANLQIQGEISNFRRYPSGHCYFNLKDGRGLLKCVMFAGSARRLKQLPQNGDKVVGIGRIDLYERDGVYQFYVDMMMPLGAGDLMAAFEALKKRLAAEGLFDPALKKPIPTHPRVVGVVTSSAGAAVRDIITVSGRRDSSVRILLYPVKVQGTEAPPEIVHGIEFLNRHHLCDVMIVGRGGGSMEDLWAFNDERVVRAIVASDIPVISAVGHEIDFTLSDFAADLRAATPSAAAELAVPDTAKERAAFEGLAQRLTRSVELELSRCRDQLSKLDQRPCFLYPQRLFENTGLRLDQLTQAMAVSGQKALQSRKDKYQVLAVKLQALDPQKVLERGYSITETDDGHVILDPGKLTKGDRIRTYMSGGTIESLVETAEVHKHGN from the coding sequence ATGATTTTTGGTAAGGTGTATACCGTTTCCGAAGTCAATGCCACGATTAAGGGATTGATTCACAGCAAGCCTGAGCTTGCCAACCTCCAGATTCAGGGGGAAATCTCGAATTTTCGGCGCTATCCATCCGGTCACTGCTATTTTAATTTGAAAGATGGCCGGGGACTCCTGAAATGCGTCATGTTTGCCGGCAGTGCAAGACGCCTGAAACAGCTGCCCCAGAACGGGGACAAAGTTGTCGGCATCGGCCGCATCGATTTATATGAACGGGACGGTGTCTATCAGTTTTATGTTGATATGATGATGCCGCTCGGAGCCGGCGATCTGATGGCCGCCTTTGAAGCACTGAAAAAGCGTCTGGCTGCAGAAGGACTATTCGATCCGGCACTCAAGAAACCGATTCCGACACATCCGCGCGTGGTCGGCGTCGTGACATCGTCTGCCGGCGCCGCTGTCCGCGATATCATTACCGTTTCGGGCCGGCGCGATTCGTCGGTCAGGATTCTTCTGTATCCGGTCAAAGTGCAGGGAACCGAAGCGCCTCCCGAGATTGTTCACGGTATCGAGTTCCTGAATCGTCATCATCTTTGTGATGTGATGATTGTAGGGCGCGGCGGTGGTTCCATGGAAGATTTATGGGCTTTTAATGATGAACGTGTCGTGCGTGCCATCGTGGCTTCTGATATCCCTGTGATTTCCGCGGTTGGTCACGAAATTGATTTTACTTTGAGTGACTTTGCCGCCGATCTGCGCGCGGCTACGCCGTCTGCGGCGGCTGAGCTGGCCGTGCCGGATACCGCAAAGGAAAGAGCTGCTTTTGAAGGGCTGGCTCAGCGGCTTACGCGAAGCGTGGAACTGGAACTCTCCCGGTGCCGGGATCAGCTTTCCAAGCTTGACCAGCGCCCTTGTTTCCTTTATCCTCAGCGTTTATTTGAAAATACAGGACTGCGCCTTGACCAGCTGACTCAGGCCATGGCCGTCAGCGGTCAGAAAGCGCTGCAGTCGCGTAAGGACAAGTACCAGGTACTTGCGGTTAAACTGCAGGCCCTTGACCCGCAAAAAGTCCTGGAACGGGGTTATTCCATTACGGAAACGGATGACGGTCACGTTATTCTGGATCCGGGAAAGCTTACTAAAGGAGACCGCATTCGTACCTATATGTCCGGAGGAACTATCGAATCCCTTGTAGAAACAGCGGAGGTTCATAAACATGGCAACTAA
- a CDS encoding TlyA family RNA methyltransferase, with the protein MTEQGYFESRSKAQAVIMAGEVLVDDQKIDKPGTMVKPDVKITLLGKKMPFVSRGGYKLDKALKVFPISVDGKVVADLGASTGGFTDVALQNGVKKVFAIDVGYGQLAWKLRNDERVVNMERTNVRYLEADSLGELVDAVTIDVAFISLDKVLPAAFKILKADGFVIALIKPQFEAGREKVGKKGVVRDPAVHLEVIHKVLAQAREMGFIPLGLSYSPIRGPEGNIEYLLYLGKQGEDQVPDDLPAQVVKESHAALE; encoded by the coding sequence TTGACTGAACAAGGATATTTCGAATCGCGGAGCAAGGCTCAGGCTGTGATTATGGCCGGAGAAGTTCTTGTGGACGATCAGAAAATAGATAAGCCGGGCACGATGGTGAAACCGGATGTAAAAATTACGCTCCTGGGTAAGAAGATGCCTTTTGTCAGCCGCGGCGGGTATAAACTCGACAAAGCCCTGAAGGTATTTCCCATCAGCGTGGATGGGAAAGTGGTGGCTGACCTTGGTGCCTCTACCGGCGGCTTTACCGATGTGGCTCTGCAGAACGGGGTGAAAAAGGTCTTTGCCATTGATGTCGGTTACGGCCAGCTTGCCTGGAAACTGCGCAATGATGAGCGCGTTGTCAATATGGAAAGGACCAATGTCCGCTATCTGGAAGCGGATTCCCTGGGAGAGCTCGTTGACGCTGTGACCATTGATGTGGCTTTCATTTCACTGGATAAAGTGCTTCCTGCAGCTTTTAAGATCCTGAAGGCTGACGGCTTCGTCATTGCACTTATTAAACCGCAGTTTGAGGCCGGGCGGGAGAAAGTCGGGAAAAAAGGTGTAGTCCGCGATCCTGCCGTCCATCTGGAAGTCATCCATAAAGTATTGGCACAGGCCCGGGAAATGGGCTTTATACCGCTGGGCCTTTCCTATTCTCCTATCAGGGGACCGGAAGGCAATATCGAATATCTGTTATATCTTGGAAAACAGGGCGAGGATCAGGTCCCGGATGATCTGCCTGCGCAGGTTGTCAAAGAATCACACGCTGCCCTGGAATGA
- the dxs gene encoding 1-deoxy-D-xylulose-5-phosphate synthase yields the protein MSLLETIHSPQDLKKLSIPQLNALCAEIRSLLIDVTSRNGGHLAPNLGVVELTVALHKVFSAPRDKIVWDVGHQSYVHKILTGRCKAFSTLRQYGGICGFPRRDESPYDCFGTGHSSTSISAALGIAFARDLAGDDYNVLAVIGDGALTGGEAIEGLNNAGALKKRLIVILNDNEMSISKNVGALSSYLTDLRTAPTYSRVKADIESFLKSIPTIGDSVAKTVARIKDSLKYLVVPGMFFEDLGFTYLGPVDGHDILVLIETLQKAKTLNGPVFIHVITKKGKGYPPAEKYPNKFHGTGPFDIATGQKITAKDAPPSYTSVFSKALVELGAKNRKIVAITAAMREGTGLDAFGKFYPDRFFDAAIAEQHAVTMGAGMAANGYHPVVAIYSTFAQRAFDQLLHDVATQNLPFTLCLDRAGLVGDDGATHHGNFDLSYLRLMPNMTIMAPKDENELRHMLCTAVNYNGPTVLRYPRGSGLGVPVDEPMHTIPIGVSERLREGTDMDIWAVGTMVDTAMKAADLLAKKGISAGVVNGRFIKPLDTEALESSVKEKSYLVTMEENALIGGFGEGVLSFLEQKMLLTDKRVLMLGMPDRFIPHGNKAQLLKDVGLDPEGVAARIEEDWNLWKRAKKA from the coding sequence ATGAGTTTACTTGAAACGATTCATTCCCCACAGGATTTGAAAAAACTCTCGATTCCACAACTGAATGCCCTTTGCGCAGAAATTCGCTCCCTGCTGATTGATGTAACAAGCCGCAATGGTGGACACCTGGCACCGAATCTCGGAGTGGTGGAACTGACGGTCGCCCTGCATAAGGTATTTTCCGCTCCACGCGATAAAATTGTCTGGGACGTGGGCCATCAGTCCTATGTCCATAAAATATTGACGGGGCGGTGCAAGGCTTTTTCGACACTACGCCAATACGGCGGCATCTGCGGATTCCCGAGACGGGATGAGAGTCCTTATGACTGTTTCGGTACCGGACACTCCAGTACATCCATTTCAGCCGCTTTGGGGATAGCCTTTGCCCGTGACCTTGCCGGCGACGATTACAACGTGCTGGCGGTGATTGGTGACGGCGCGCTGACCGGCGGTGAGGCGATTGAAGGCCTGAACAACGCAGGGGCCCTGAAAAAGCGTCTCATTGTCATTTTGAACGATAACGAGATGTCTATCTCGAAAAACGTCGGGGCCCTGTCGAGCTATCTCACTGATTTGCGGACAGCACCGACCTATTCCCGTGTCAAAGCGGATATCGAAAGCTTTTTGAAGAGCATTCCGACAATCGGTGATTCCGTGGCTAAAACGGTAGCACGGATCAAGGATAGTCTGAAATATCTGGTCGTACCCGGCATGTTTTTCGAAGATTTGGGTTTTACCTATCTGGGACCCGTGGACGGCCATGATATCCTTGTATTGATTGAAACGCTGCAGAAGGCAAAGACCCTGAACGGACCTGTATTCATCCATGTGATTACCAAAAAAGGCAAGGGGTATCCACCTGCCGAAAAATATCCTAATAAGTTTCACGGGACTGGTCCTTTTGATATTGCAACGGGGCAGAAGATTACTGCTAAGGACGCACCCCCTTCCTATACAAGCGTGTTCAGCAAGGCTCTGGTAGAGCTTGGCGCCAAAAATCGTAAGATTGTTGCCATCACAGCTGCCATGCGGGAAGGTACGGGGCTTGATGCCTTTGGAAAATTTTATCCGGACCGGTTTTTTGACGCTGCCATTGCCGAACAGCATGCGGTCACCATGGGGGCCGGTATGGCTGCCAACGGTTATCATCCGGTAGTTGCGATTTATTCGACATTTGCGCAGCGTGCTTTCGATCAGCTGCTGCATGACGTGGCGACGCAGAATCTGCCCTTTACGCTGTGCCTTGACCGTGCGGGGCTTGTCGGTGACGACGGGGCTACGCATCACGGCAACTTTGACCTTTCCTATCTGCGGCTCATGCCGAATATGACGATTATGGCGCCTAAAGATGAAAATGAACTGCGCCATATGCTTTGTACGGCTGTCAATTATAATGGCCCGACTGTACTGCGGTATCCGCGCGGCAGCGGACTCGGGGTGCCTGTGGATGAACCGATGCATACAATCCCGATAGGTGTCAGCGAACGTCTGCGCGAAGGTACCGATATGGATATCTGGGCAGTAGGTACGATGGTCGATACGGCAATGAAAGCAGCGGATCTGCTTGCCAAAAAAGGCATTTCCGCCGGTGTCGTCAATGGCCGCTTCATTAAGCCGCTTGATACCGAAGCACTGGAAAGTTCCGTGAAGGAAAAGTCTTATCTTGTCACGATGGAAGAAAACGCCCTGATTGGAGGATTCGGTGAGGGTGTGCTTTCCTTCCTTGAGCAAAAGATGCTGCTTACGGATAAACGCGTACTGATGCTGGGCATGCCTGACCGCTTTATTCCTCACGGAAACAAAGCGCAGCTGCTGAAAGATGTGGGCCTTGACCCGGAAGGTGTTGCTGCCCGCATTGAAGAAGATTGGAATTTATGGAAACGGGCTAAAAAAGCATGA